Proteins from a single region of Festucalex cinctus isolate MCC-2025b chromosome 19, RoL_Fcin_1.0, whole genome shotgun sequence:
- the xkr8.3 gene encoding XK-related protein 8.3: MERGTFSKYSWIDFVFSVIGVCTFLVDWGSDLWVAVEFYCHGDFLWFGALVALMILSSSVVQMFSWFWLKYDRQLPGFRNEIGAEAVLFVDRVKLTCLLHVLQLGFLCRHISAIRQGFRVWWRKEEGSEYAVYLTHDLSMLRLIETFCESAPQLTLMIYVVLRTNKARTVQFVSIVASTTSIAWMVVDYHRCLRSFLPDKAKQGWGSSLVYFLWNLLLISPRVAALALFASVLPAYIAAHFLIVWSGLVVWAWRQRTDFMDSAGGEWLYRATVGLIWYFSWFNVAEGWTRGRSIIYHTFITTDAGILLATWWCYRDPVTSQLYAMALLITLPLTYLLGLVFKCIYYCCFHPKLWRPPLREPGLPDDLPDAEVTFREFPIQDGALSSQLLNKRMAHNAALFYSSQ, from the exons ATGGAGCGCGGGACTTTTTCAAAATATTCCTGGATTGATTTCGTCTTCTCCGTCATCGGCGTTTGTACTTTCTTGGTGGACTGGGGCTCCGACTTGTGGGTCGCCGTCGAGTTTTACTGCCACGGTGACTTTTTGTGGTTCGGGGCACTGGTCGCCCTCATGATCCTTTCCTCCTCCGTGGTCCAAATGTTCAGCTGGTTCTGGTTGAAATATGACCGCCAGCTACCCGGCTTCCGAAATGAAATCGGAGCCGAAGCGGTGCTCTTTGTGGACAGAGTCAAGCTTACATGCCTGTTGCATGTGCTGCAGCTGGGTTTCCTATGCAG GCATATCTCGGCCATCAGGCAAGGCTTCCGGGTTTGGTGGCGGAAGGAGGAAGGCTCCGAATACGCCGTCTACCTGACACACGACCTCAGCATGCTGCGGCTCATCGAGACCTTCTGCGAGAGCGCTCCGCAGCTCACGCTCATGATCTATGTGGTGCTGCGCACCAATAAAGCCAGGACCGTCCAAT TCGTCAGCATTGTGGCATCAACCACGTCCATAGCCTGGATGGTGGTGGACTACCACCGCTGCCTGCGCTCCTTCCTGCCAGACAAGGCCAAGCAGGGCTGGGGCTCGTCGTTGGTCTACTTCCTGTGGAACCTGCTGCTCATCTCCCCTCGCGTCGCTGCCCTCGCCCTCTTCGCCTCTGTCCTGCCCGCCTAcatcgccgcccacttcctgaTCGTTTGGTCCGGCCTGGTCGTGTGGGCTTGGCGACAGAGGACCGACTTCATGGACAGCGCGGGTGGGGAGTGGCTCTACCGGGCCACCGTGGGGCTCATTTGGTACTTCAGCTGGTTTAACGTCGCCGAGGGTTGGACTCGAGGCAGAAGTATCATCTACCATACCTTCATCACGACCGACGCAGGAATCCTCCTGGCCACTTGGTGGTGCTACCGAGACCCCGTGACCTCCCAACTGTACGCGATGGCGCTGCTCATCACTCTACCTCTTACCTACCTGCTGGGACTGGTCTTCAAATGCATCTACTATTGTTGTTTCCACCCCAAACTGTGGAGGCCCCCGCTTCGAGAACCAGGGCTGCCCGACGACTTGCCTGATGCAGAAGTGACCTTCAGAGAATTTCCCATCCAGGACGGGGCGCTCTCCTCCCAGCTGCTCAACAAAAGGATGGCGCACAATGCGGCACTCTTTTACTCAAGCCAGTAG
- the srsf4 gene encoding serine/arginine-rich splicing factor 4, protein MSRVYIGRLSYRAREKDVERFFKSYGKILEVDLKNGYGFVEFDDARDADDAVYDLNGKELCGERVIVEHTKGPRRDGGYSGGGGGGGGGRSGYGGRWGRDRYGPPIRTDYRLIVENLSSRCSWQDLKDYMRQAGEVTYADTHKGRKNEGVIEFRLYADMKRALEKLDGTEVNGRKIRLIEDRPGAKRRRSYSRSRSRSRSRSRSRRSRKSRSRSESSSRSRSRSRPASRSRSHSDSKKSKGKSKKEDERSNGDQKDKDQSRSRSPKSKKSKKEAKKSKDESRSRSRSRSRSRSVSRKSGSKGREPPKSDEEAGEQERGSRSCSPVDSKSRARSKSKSKSKSKSKSRSPTPVKERSRSASRSVSRSKSRSKSRSQSRSRSRS, encoded by the exons ATGTCCAGGGTGTATATCGGAAGACTGAGCTATCGGGCCAGAGAAAAGGACGTCGAGAGGTTTTTCAAGAGCTACGGGAAGATACTCGAAGTCGATCTCAAAAATGG GTATGGGTTCGTTGAATTTGATGACGCGCGCGACGCCGACGATGCGGTGTACGACCTGAACGGGAAGGAGCTGTGCGGGGAGCGTGTGATTGTGGAACACACCAAAGGCCCCCGTCGTGATGGAGGCTACAGtggtggcggtggcggtggaGGGGGAGGAAGGA GTGGTTACGGAGGTCGTTGGGGCAGAGACCGCTATGGTCCACCTATTAGGACGGACTATCGGCTCATTGTTGAAAATCTGTCCAGCCGTTGCAGCTGGCAGGACTTGAAG gaTTACATGAGGCAAGCGGGGGAGGTGACTTACGCTGACACCCACAAGGGCCGAAAGAACGAAGGCGTGATCGAGTTCCGGCTCTACGCTGACATGAAGCGGGCTCTGGAGAAGCTGGACGGCACCGAAGTCAATGGGAGAAAGATCCGCCTCATCGAAGACCGCCCCGGGGCCAAACGCCGCCGCTCCTATTCCCGCAGCAGGAGCCGTTCCAG GTCCCGCTCCAGGAGCCGCAGGTCCCGCAAGAGCCGCAGCCGCAGTGAGAGCAGCAGCCGGAGCCGCTCCCGCTCCAG GCCGGCGTCTCGCTCCCGCAGTCACTCCGACAGCAAGAAGAGCAAAGGAAAGAGCAAGAAGGAAGACGAGCGCAGCAACGGAGACCAGAAGGACAAAGACCAGAGCAGGAGCCGCAGCCCCAAGAGCAAGAAGAGCAAGAAAGAAGCAAAGAAGAGCAAGGACGAGTCCAGGTCCAGGTCCCGATCCAGGTCTCGCTCCCGCTCCGTCTCCAGGAAGTCCGGATCAAAGGGCCGCGAGCCCCCCAAGAGCGACGAGGAGGCAGGCGAGCAGGAGCGGGGTTCTCGCTCCTGCTCCCCCGTCGACTCAAAATCCAGAGCCAGGTCCAAATCAAAGTCCAAGTCTAAATCCAAGTCCAAGTCCCGCTCCCCTACCCCCGTCAAAGAGCGCTCGCGCTCCGCTTCCCGTTCGGTCTCTCGCTCCAAGTCCCGCTCTAAATCCCGTTCGCAGTCGCGCTCTCGTTCCCGCTCGTAG
- the msto1 gene encoding protein misato homolog 1, with amino-acid sequence MSTICREVITLQLGHYANFVGTHWWNLQDASLSYDPEMPSGEIQSDVMFREGQTLGGSITYTPRLIAMDLKGSLLTLRQEGSLYDSGKEMSALSWDGSLMIHKESPPAKNSFLEDLDKLDRGDILTEADFSSSSQSQCERTLSVDTVNSQLARVQKNYRLEGSVKVWSDFLRIHLHPRTISVIHQYNHDGEADRLEAFGQGEALLQGAVLDDLDDKLHFFVEECDYFQGFQVLCDLTDGFAGLGSKVTEMLQDAYGGRGILTYGTAPVSHPNSTPMKDLYHLLNCALGMVHMSNHSSFFCPLTLRGGLGLRPSSPISFPYLNYDPSLWYHSSAVLSLALDALTVPYRLRSNCIPMWQLADSLSTSGRKVVAAYGALPFPMTHGSSLPDALSACDALPWKPLSTCGEAADGRCYGQWVTLKGLEGQRFTSSVAPGAEPPSPLHNLNSGEDVLTSYISSFYPTAPLALQLVSSPSKVTPPFPQIFSQALTDGGLQHVHMLATSSPLAPPVISSVPVITSIQSGPALDPWLSELHRSVSAFDIRRVAPSFLSQGPEMADYSEALEQLRLLARKYQDDSGGATRSSSEEDDD; translated from the exons ATGAGCACCATTTGCAGGGAGGTCATCACGCTTCAGCTGGGACATTATGCCAACTTTGTGGGCACTCATTGGTGGAATTTACAG gatGCATCACTGTCATACGACCCAGAGATGCCATCTGGAGAGATTCAGAGTGATGTCATGTTTCGTGAAGGCCAAACTCTTGGTGGGAGCATCACCTACACTCCACGCCTCATTGCCATGGACCTCAAAG GAAGTCTGCTGACTCTACGGCAGGAGGGAAGTCTGTATGATTCTGGCAAAGAAATGTCTGCTCTTTCCTG GGATGGAAGCCTGATGATACATAAAGAAAGCCCCCCTGCAAAAAACTCCTTTCTTGAAGACCTGGACAAGTTGGAT CGAGGGGACATACTGACTGAGGCAGATTTTTCATCCAGCTCCCAATCTCAATGCGAAC GTACTCTAAGCGTCGATACCGTCAACAGTCAGCTTGCACGAGTCCAGAAAAATTACAGGCTGGAGGGCAGCGTCAAGGTTTGGTCTGACTTTCTGCGCATCCACTTGCACCCTCGAACCATCTCAGTTATCCACCAGTACAACCATGATGG AGAGGCTGACCGTCTGGAGGCTTTTGGCCAGGGGGAAGCACTGCTGCAGGGGGCCGTGCTGGATGATCTGGATGACAAACTTCATTTCTTTGTTGAGGAGTGTGACTACTTCCAG GGTTTCCAGGTGCTGTGTGACCTCACAGATGGCTTTGCGGGTCTTGGCTCAAAGGTCACCGAAATGCTACAGGATGCTTACGGTGGTCGAGGCATCCTAACCTACGGGACGGCCCCCGTCAGTCACCCAAATTCA aCTCCAATGAAGGACCTTTACCATCTGTTGAACTGTGCGTTAGGGATGGTCCACATGTCCAATCACAGCTCCTTCTTCTGTCCGCTGACGCTGCGAGGAGGATTGGGTTTACGACCGTCATCTCCCATAAGCTTCCCTTACCTGAACTATGAC CCGTCACTTTGGTACCACTCCAGCGCCGTCCTGTCTCTCGCTCTGGATGCGCTCACTGTGCCGTACAGGCTGAGGAGTAACTGCATCCCAATGTGGCAGCTGGCAGACTCCTTGTCTACATCGGGGAGAAAG GTGGTGGCGGCTTACGGTGCCCTCCCGTTTCCAATGACGCACGGCAGCTCTCTCCCCGATGCCCTGAGCGCCTGTGACGCGTTGCCATGGAAACCACTGTCAACATGCGGCGAAGCAGCCGACGGTCGATGTTATGGCCAGTGGGTGACACTCAAAGGCTTGGAAGGCCAAAGATTCACCAG TTCTGTTGCTCCGGGGGCAGAACCGCCATCTCCTCTTCACAACCTCAACAGTGGGGAAGACGTCCTGACATCTTATATCTCATCTTTTTATCCTACAGCTCCTCT GGCTTTGCAGCTAGTCTCCAGTCCCAGTAAAGTGACCCCACCTTTCCCTCAGATATTCAGCCAAGCTCTCACCGATGGAGGTCTACAGCACGTCCACATGCTTGCAACCAGTT CTCCGCTCGCCCCGCCAGTCATCTCATCAGTACCAGTCATCACTTCCATCCAGTCGGGGCCCGCGCTGGACCCGTGGCTGTCGGAGTTGCATCGCAGCGTCAGCGCTTTCGACATCCGCCGCGTGGCCCCCAGCTTTCTTTCACAAGGTCCCGAAATGGCGGACTACAGCGAGGCACTGGAGCAGTTGCGCTTATTGGCTCGAAAATACCAGGACGACAGCGGTGGGGCGACGCGGTCGTCTTCCGAGGAGGACGACGACTGA
- the apoea gene encoding apolipoprotein Ea: MELRTLVRHPCDVSWMTSPPANLYKYRASSSLGLVVTCNFLLSGSGQIMRVFVVIVTLAVISGCQGKSFFQDDPVMTWEEYFQNYFTTLNTKADGIVRDIKSSQISRELETLIQDSMAELGVYRADLEDKLAPYTREAAERLGKDAQAMVERLRERASEAREQLEQYRQELRTMVEQNSDDVRLRVATYTRKMKKRLNKDAMEIKKQVVTYLEKLQSRTSNNIEDLKRRLDPYFAQVRDNTQAKITTLNDLLKSQVESMKDTIQTTAEDITTRYEKTSQNLYDTLQEKMEDLSEWFQPFVSMFNDNM; the protein is encoded by the exons ATGGAACTTCGAACGCTCGTCCGTCACCCTTGTGACGTTTCCTGGATGACATCACCGCCGGCTAATCTGTATAAATACAGAGCGAGCAGCTCACTCGGTCTAGTCGTCACCTGCAACTTCTTG CTGTCCGGTTCTGGCCAAATCATGAGGGTCTTCGTGGTAATTGTCACCCTAGCGGTCATCtcag GCTGCCAGGGCAAGAGTTTCTTCCAGGATGACCCGGTGATGACCTGGGAGGAATATTTTCAAAACTATTTCACAACGCTCAATACGAAAGCTGACGGGATAGTGAGGGACATCAAGAGCTCCCAGATCAGCAGAGAACTGGA GACCCTGATCCAAGACAGCATGGCCGAGTTGGGCGTTTACAGAGCGGACCTGGAGGACAAGCTGGCCCCGTACACTCGGGAAGCCGCCGAACGTCTGGGCAAAGACGCGCAGGCGATGGTCGAGAGGCTCCGCGAGCGCGCCAGCGAGGCCAGGGAGCAGTTGGAGCAGTACCGCCAGGAGCTGCGGACCATGGTGGAGCAGAACTCGGATGACGTCAGACTCAGGGTCGCCACCTACACCCGCAAGATGAAGAAGCGCCTCAACAAGGACGCCATGGAGATCAAAAA GCAAGTTGTCACCTATTTGGAGAAACTCCAATCACGCACCTCCAACAACATTGAGGACTTGAAGAGGCGCCTGGATCCTTATTTTGCTCAGGTGCGAGACAACACCCAGGCCAAGATCACCACCCTGAATGATCTGCTGAAGTCCCAGGTGGAGAGCATGAAGGACACGATTCAGACCACAGCGGAGGACATCACCACACGCTATGAAAAGACCTCGCAGAACCTGTACGACACCCTGCAGGAGAAGATGGAGGATCTTAGCGAGTGGTTTCAGCCTTTTGTCTCCATGTTCAATGACAATATGTAA
- the apoa4a gene encoding apolipoprotein A-IV a: MKLLLVFVLAVFTGCDAKVAQQSQPKPQIHMVRDAFWDYVAKATSTAGDSLALIRQSDLGKEINTLISGSATALNGFTDVLRSHVSQDLTSRFLEQAEQLKSRLEKDLSAVRAHLQPYADELVTHVQEQVEELKKEASSYAETMDTEALKAVLLRKSQELKSHLDRNVHRLRTRMSPYTEELRQKMENSLDEFQKNMMPLAQRFHSQLTEKTQEIQEKLLPYGDQLRAKLNIDTKNLKEQLAALWESFTKM; this comes from the exons ATGAAGCTCCTTCTGGTTTTCGTTTTGGCTGTTTTCACTG GTTGCGATGCCAAAGTCGCGCAACAGAGCCAGCCCAAGCCGCAGATTCACATGGTCAGAGACGCCTTTTGGGACTATGTTGCCAAGGCAACATCGACTGCTGGAGACTCACTGGCGCTCATCAGGCAGTCGGATCTTGGAaaggaaatcaa CACCCTGATTTCCGGGAGCGCCACCGCCCTCAACGGGTTCACAGATGTTCTCCGCAGTCACGTGAGCCAGGACTTGACCTCGCGCTTCTTGGAGCAGGCCGAGCAGCTGAAGAGCCGCTTGGAGAAGGATCTGTCGGCCGTGAGAGCCCACCTGCAGCCGTACGCCGACGAGCTGGTGACTCACGTCCAGGAGCAGGTGGAGGAGCTGAAGAAAGAGGCGTCATCTTACGCCGAGACCATGGACACGGAAGCTCTCAAGGCCGTCCTGCTGAGGAAAAGCCAGGAGCTGAAGAGCCACCTGGACAGGAACGTCCACCGGCTGCGTACCCGGATGAGTCCTTACACTGAGGAACTGAGGCAGAAGATGGAGAATAGCCTGGATGAGTTCCAGAAGAACATGATGCCCCTGGCCCAGAGGTTTCACAGCCAGCTGACAGAGAAGACCCAGGAGATCCAAGAGAAGCTGCTTCCTTACGGGGACCAGCTGAGGGCCAAGCTCAACATCGACACCAAGAACCTGAAGGAGCAGCTGGCTGCTCTATGGGAGTCCTTCACTAAGATGTAG